The stretch of DNA CAACATTAACTTGCTCATCATCTTGTCCAGCACCTTCAGCTACGACTATAACCATGTGTCCATTCTCTTTGAGCCTTTGTTCTATGTACTCAAACACTCCACCACGTCCTTCAAGATAGTAATCAGATTCTGGAATCAAACAACAATCAACATCTCGACTAGCAAGACTAGCATACATCGCTATGAAACCACTATTCCGTCCCATTAACTTCACAACCCCAATTCCATTCTCAAAACTGGTAGCTTCAACATGAGCAGCATTAATAGCACGTTGGGCTTCCTCAACTGCGgaatcaaaaccaaaagacTTGTCAATAACTGGTATATCATTATCGATTGTCTTGGGGATTCCAACAACTACAACATTCAAACCACGCCTTGTAATTTCCTCAAATAACACCGATGCTCCTTTCTGTGTTCCATCTCCTCCAATTATATAAACCTGATTGATACCCCGGTCCTGAATGCTATCAACTATTTTCTTCGTAACATGACCT from Solanum stenotomum isolate F172 unplaced genomic scaffold, ASM1918654v1 scaffold13550, whole genome shotgun sequence encodes:
- the LOC125850084 gene encoding ATP-dependent 6-phosphofructokinase 3-like; translated protein: VLEDVPQLSDYIPSLPTYPNPLKKNPSYSVVNQYFVDKDDTVAQNIVVRKNSSRGIHFRRAGPSQNVYFKPDDVNACIVTCGGLCPGLNTVIREIVCALHSMYGVRRVMGIDGGYRGFYSKNTIPLTPKVVNDIHKRGGTILGSSRGGHVTKKIVDSIQDRGINQVYIIGGDGTQKGASVLFEEITRRGLNVVVVGIPKTIDNDIPVIDKSFGFDSAVEEAQRAINAAHVEATSFENGIGVVKLMGRNSGFIAMYASLASRDVDCCLIPESDYYLEGRGGVFEYIEQRLKENGHMVIVVAEGAGQDDEQV